A single window of Crassostrea angulata isolate pt1a10 chromosome 8, ASM2561291v2, whole genome shotgun sequence DNA harbors:
- the LOC128161557 gene encoding metalloproteinase inhibitor 3-like, with protein sequence MRCLLLLCVVSVSLYISEACTCLPLPPNGCKSDYSIVGCVLKVKKVGKTQAAQFIYTVAVRRLFKGAKYSKLKRGRVVTIKSAVSSAACGVSLKPKATYVISGSSRGNILRTNSCQFVRLWKSIPLKKRKSLYCKKPQVYGKKQYIFGRKRNQKRYGRRQGKRYGKGYGRRRNKGYGRRRGKGYGRRRERFWKNGGRKGKRSGNKGYY encoded by the exons ATGAGGTGCCTGTTACTGCTTTGTGTGGTTTCAGTCAGTCTGTATATTTCTGAAGCCTGCACCTGTCTACCACTGCCTCCTAACGGATGCAAATCAGATTACT CGATTGTTGGGTGTGTACTCAAAGTCAAGAAAGTAGGTAAGACTCAAGCAGCCCAATTTATCTACACAGTAGCTGTTAGACGACTTTTTAAA GGCGCGAAGTATTCCAAGTTGAAACGGGGACGAGTCGTCACGATTAAATCAGCAGTGTCCAGCGCCGCTTGTGGAGTTTCCCTGAAACCCAAAGCAACCTATGTCATTTCcg GAAGTTCACGTGGAAACATTTTAAGAACCAACTCTTGCCAGTTTGTTAGATTATGGAAATCCATTCCATTGAAAAAGAGAAAATCCCTTTACTGCAAGAAAC CGCAAGTCTATGGAAAAAAGCAATACATATTTGGCCGAAAACGTAATCAAAAAAGATATGGGAGACGCCAAGGCAAACGATACGGTAAAGGTTACGGCAGACGTCGCAACAAAGGTTACGGCAGACGTCGCGGAAAAGGTTACGGCAGACGCCGCGAACGATTTTGGAAGAATGGCGGGAGGAAAGGAAAGCGTTCCGGAAATAAAGGATATTATTAG